In one Armatimonadota bacterium genomic region, the following are encoded:
- a CDS encoding 3-phosphoshikimate 1-carboxyvinyltransferase yields the protein MNDAILQEKVWLGNAEPPPEDDPYTVEILRRLSADTASSFTAEQMVALRSALSSARSHPKHAIDIRGLIPLYFAQYYFVFLFGRDRRYQTEHAILERRSEVKEKAGLATHAIGLLFLFGTLTTACLTTLYIVKSLAGIDLLPGIHLRSLLPF from the coding sequence ATGAACGATGCCATCCTGCAAGAAAAAGTCTGGCTGGGCAACGCAGAGCCGCCGCCAGAAGACGACCCTTATACGGTCGAAATTTTGCGCCGCCTAAGCGCGGATACGGCATCCTCGTTCACGGCCGAACAAATGGTCGCGCTCCGGTCGGCCCTCAGTTCGGCCCGTTCCCATCCAAAGCACGCAATCGACATCCGCGGGCTGATTCCGCTCTATTTCGCCCAATACTACTTCGTTTTTCTATTCGGGCGCGACCGGCGATACCAAACGGAACATGCCATACTCGAAAGGCGAAGCGAAGTAAAGGAAAAGGCTGGCTTAGCCACCCATGCCATCGGCCTCCTTTTTCTATTCGGCACATTGACCACTGCCTGTCTCACAACCCTCTACATCGTCAAATCGCTGGCCGGCATCGACCTTCTGCCGGGCATTCACCTGCGCAGCCTCCTGCCCTTTTAG
- a CDS encoding PEP-CTERM sorting domain-containing protein (PEP-CTERM proteins occur, often in large numbers, in the proteomes of bacteria that also encode an exosortase, a predicted intramembrane cysteine proteinase. The presence of a PEP-CTERM domain at a protein's C-terminus predicts cleavage within the sorting domain, followed by covalent anchoring to some some component of the (usually Gram-negative) cell surface. Many PEP-CTERM proteins exhibit an unusual sequence composition that includes large numbers of potential glycosylation sites. Expression of one such protein has been shown restore the ability of a bacterium to form floc, a type of biofilm.): protein MNFARNLKSIMVLGAAALAVGAMALDEEWHFNDLNVAIPDNNAAGVTNQQVINGSQITNITDLNVCLNIERITGGWNGDLVAILRKDGKETYLLNRVGKRSGSTVGYSDDGLNIMLDDEAPIVGNGTSDVHIYRIALFNSHTTSLPSGTQLTGTWQPDARNADPTAVLDTSARNAWLDQMDGLDVNGTWELFVADRASGDTHKLKSWCLQVQGTPEPASMFALISGVGSLIAVRRRRQ, encoded by the coding sequence ATGAACTTTGCACGAAACTTGAAGAGCATTATGGTTTTGGGCGCCGCCGCTTTGGCAGTAGGCGCAATGGCGCTCGATGAGGAGTGGCACTTCAACGATCTGAACGTCGCTATTCCGGACAACAATGCTGCAGGGGTTACCAATCAGCAAGTTATCAACGGTTCTCAGATCACCAACATTACGGACCTGAACGTTTGCCTGAACATTGAGCGAATTACAGGCGGTTGGAACGGCGACCTGGTCGCTATTTTGAGAAAGGACGGCAAGGAGACTTACTTGCTGAATCGAGTCGGCAAGCGATCTGGTTCGACGGTCGGCTATAGCGACGACGGCCTGAACATTATGTTGGACGACGAGGCGCCGATCGTTGGAAACGGCACTTCGGACGTTCACATTTACCGGATTGCGCTGTTTAACAGCCATACGACGAGTTTGCCTTCCGGTACTCAGTTGACCGGCACTTGGCAGCCGGACGCGCGGAACGCCGATCCGACTGCGGTTCTGGATACGAGCGCTCGAAACGCTTGGCTGGATCAGATGGACGGGTTGGACGTGAACGGCACCTGGGAGTTGTTTGTGGCCGACCGCGCTAGCGGCGACACGCACAAGTTGAAGAGCTGGTGCCTGCAGGTTCAGGGCACGCCCGAGCCGGCATCGATGTTTGCGCTGATCAGCGGCGTGGGCAGTCTGATTGCCGTGCGACGCCGACGCCAGTAG
- a CDS encoding DUF1080 domain-containing protein, producing the protein MKHLALTLSALLAALAFAQNPKETLATTADNALTNRESQQGWKLLFNGSDLSNWTDTAGWSVKDGALHTSGRGSGLIYTVDQFQDFELKVDFKMSKGANSGVFLRLWDKPDWLNTGIEVQILDTADKQTMGKHDCGAIYDIQAPLANAAKPAGEWNTYHIIAKGQRIAVILNGHMVNQIDLNKWTEPGKNPDGTANKFKYAYKEMTKKGWIALQNHGNEVWFKNIKVKPL; encoded by the coding sequence ATGAAACACCTCGCTCTCACACTCTCGGCCCTCCTCGCTGCGCTCGCTTTCGCCCAGAATCCAAAGGAGACCCTGGCCACAACCGCCGACAACGCCCTGACCAATAGAGAGTCTCAGCAAGGCTGGAAACTCCTGTTCAACGGCTCCGACCTCTCGAACTGGACCGACACCGCCGGTTGGAGCGTCAAAGACGGCGCCCTCCACACCTCTGGTCGAGGAAGCGGCCTGATCTACACAGTCGACCAATTTCAAGATTTCGAGCTCAAAGTAGACTTCAAAATGAGCAAGGGCGCCAACAGCGGCGTCTTCTTGCGTCTATGGGACAAGCCCGACTGGCTCAATACTGGCATCGAAGTACAAATACTCGACACGGCAGACAAACAGACCATGGGAAAGCACGACTGCGGCGCGATCTACGACATTCAAGCGCCGCTGGCCAACGCCGCTAAACCTGCCGGCGAATGGAACACCTACCACATCATTGCTAAAGGCCAGCGCATTGCGGTCATCCTAAACGGCCACATGGTCAACCAAATCGATCTGAACAAATGGACCGAACCCGGCAAAAACCCCGACGGAACCGCCAACAAGTTCAAATACGCCTACAAAGAGATGACCAAGAAAGGCTGGATCGCGCTCCAAAACCACGGCAACGAAGTCTGGTTCAAAAACATCAAAGTCAAACCGCTCTAA